A single Cottoperca gobio chromosome 5, fCotGob3.1, whole genome shotgun sequence DNA region contains:
- the ninj1 gene encoding ninjurin-1, with protein sequence MATEHLEMNGGADRNGEAEVPLRGRNRRQQGPLNMNHYANKKSAAESMLDVALLMANASQLKAVMEQGPDFTFYVPLITLISISLILQITVGVLLIFIVKWNLNDESMHYKLNIMENFATAFVFIIVVVNVFITAFGVQRPNPSS encoded by the exons ATGGCTACGGAACACTTGGAAATGAACGGTGGTGCTGACCGAAACGGCGAGGCGGAG GTCCCGCTGCGAGGCCGCAACAGGAGGCAACAGGGGCCTCTGAACATGAACCATTATGCCAATAAGAAGAGCGCAGCAGAGAGCATGCTGGATGTGGCTCTACTGATGGCTAATGCCTCACAGTTGAAGGCTGTGATGGAGCAAGGACCAGACTTCACCTTCTACGTTCCCCTTATTACTCTCATTAGCATCTCCCTCATCCTACAAATCACAGTGGGAGTTCTGCTCATCTTCATCG ttAAGTGGAACCTGAATGATGAAAGCATGCACTACAAGCTGAACATCATGGAGAACTTTGCCACAGCCTTCGTCTTTATCATAGTCGTGGTCAACGTCTTCATCACAGCCTTTGGTGTCCAGCGGCCCAATCCAAGTTCTTGA
- the LOC115007956 gene encoding protein bicaudal D homolog 2-like, whose amino-acid sequence MSMEEQEYPEGVLVTEAGPQWLRVEVERLTRELRETTHEKIQAAEYGLAVLEEKQQLKQRFDELETEYETVRHELDQLKEAFGQAYSAHRRVAADGESREESLMLESASKDALYQQTVLELHNELRQAKASLTGVQVENDRLSSIALEIKENSELAELQRVQQRDDMREYKVREARMLQDYSELEDENISLQKQVSVLRQTQVEFEGLKHEIRRLEEDSQCLHSQLEEAMRLREIAERQLTEALETIKTEREQKSTLRKELSHYMTIGGSLYTSSFNISIDNLKLHDDLSTITEPDNDDLIRGFENGLAKISEGDEDNRAAGNKRREAFKPAPSLVDDLLTELNISEIQKLKQQLMQVEREKGALINSLQENQKHLEQAYGTVSEQKETVNRLTENLTAMRKLQASKERQSALDSEKDRDSHDDGDYYELDINGPEILQCKYTVAVSEAGELRQELKTLRSKYEECRTQYEEERARLDSDVHELRSKLASLEKISQADQAAVACLEKELRLVSDAAGESLGSLNVAQDELIIFSEELANLYNHVCMCNNETPNRVMLDYYKAGKAKVRRGQEGKEHQSSILLTNGLITETEPGNSSSTTVMPAPEHRPEPLNVYNLVAIIRDQILHLQQAVDRTTELARQRLANLELSTGADKDKEACLGEILKLKSLLSTKREQIATLRAVLKANKQTAEVALANLKSKYESEKGMVTETIMKLRNELKALKEDAAMFSSLRAMFATRCDEYVIQLDDMQRQLIAAEDEKKTLNSLLRMAIQQKLALTQRMEDLEFDHEQARRSSATAVGGKSKTKAKGASSSQN is encoded by the exons ATGTCTATGGAGGAGCAGGAATATCCCGAAGGGGTACTGGTGACAGAGGCCGGGCCACAGTGGCTTCGAGTCGAGGTCGAGCGTCTTACCCGGGAGCTCCGTGAGACGACCCATGAGAAGATCCAGGCAGCTGAGTATGGGCTGGCGGTGctggaggagaagcagcagctcaAGCAGCGATTTGATGAGTTGGAGACAGAATACGAGACGGTCCGACATGAGCTGGATCAGCTGAAGGAG GCCTTTGGACAAGCTTACTCAGCCCACAGGAGGGTGGCAGCAGATGGGGAAAGCAGGGAAGAGTCGCTGATGCTGGAGTCTGCCAGTAAGGATGCTCTCTACCAGCAGACGGTCCTAGAGTTGCACAATGAGCTCCGACAGGCCAAAGCTTCCCTGACCGGCGTACAAGTTGAAAACGATCGTCTGTCGTCCATTGCCCTGGAGATAAAAGAG AATTCAGAGCTGGCAGAGCTGCAGCGAGTTCAGCAGCGTGATGACATGAGAGAGTACAAGGTGCGGGAGGCTCGTATGCTGCAGGACTACAGCGAGCTGGAGGACGAGAACATCTCTCTTCAGAAACAAGTCTCTGTGCTGAGACAGACCCAG GTTGAATTTGAAGGTCTTAAGCATGAGATCCGTCGTCTGGAGGAGGACTCGCAATGCCTACACAGCCAGCTGGAGGAAGCCATGCGTCTGAGAGAAATCGCCGAGCGACAGCTGACGGAGGCCTTAGAAACTATTAAAACGGAGCGTGAGCAGAAGTCCACTCTTCGCAAGGAGCTCTCCCACTATATGACCATCGGCGGCTCTTTGTACACCAGCTCTTTCAATATCTCCATCGACAACCTAAAACTCCACGATGATCTCTCCACCATCACCGAGCCCGACAACGATGATCTAATCAGAGGCTTTGAAAACGGCTTGGCCAAGATCAGTGAAGGTGATGAAGACAACAGAGCTGCTGggaacaagagaagagaggctTTCAAGCCGGCCCCTAGCCTGGTGGACGACCTGCTGACGGAGCTGAACATCTCTGAGATCCAGAAACTTAAACAACAGCTTATGCAG gTTGAGCGTGAGAAAGGGGCCCTGATCAACTCCCTCCAGGAGAACCAGAAGCACCTGGAACAGGCCTATGGGACCGTGTCTGAGCAAAAGGAAACTGtcaacagactgactgagaaCCTCACTGCAATGAGGAAACTTCAGGCTAGTAAGgagcgccagtctgccctcgACAGTGAAAAAGACAGGGACAGCCATGATGACGGAGACTACTACGAACTGGACATCAATGGACCTGAGATTCTGCAGTGTAAATACACAGTGGCGGTGTCTGAAGCTGGTGAGTTGAGGCAGGAGCTGAAGACTTTGAGGTCAAAGTACGAGGAGTGTCGAACCCAGtatgaggaagagagagcgcGCCTGGATAGCGACGTCCATGAGTTGAGGTCAAAGTTGGCGTCCCTGGAGAAGATTAGCCAAGCAGATCAAGCCGCGGTGGCTTGTCTGGAGAAGGAGCTCCGTCTGGTCAGCGATGCAGCGGGAGAATCACTTGGCAGCCTTAATGTGGCGCAGGATGAGCTCATAATTTTCAGTGAAGAGCTTGCCAATCTCTACaaccatgtgtgtatgtgcaacaATGAGACCCCTAACCGTGTCATGCTCGACTACTACAAAGCAGGCAAGGCCAAAGTAAGAAGAGGTCAAGAAGGGAAGGAGCACCAGTCGTCCATACTTCTCACTAATGGGCTGATCACTGAGACTGAACCTGGAAACTCAAGCAGCACCACAGTTATGCCAGCCCCAGAGCACCGGCCTGAACCATTGAACGTCTATAACCTCGTAGCCATCATCAGGGACCAGatcctccacctgcagcaggCCGTGGACCGCACCACTGAGCTGGCACGTCAGAGACTTGCAAATCTGGAGCTGAGCACAGGAGCAGACAAGGATAAGGAGGCTTGCTTGGGAGAGATCCTCAAATTGAAGTCTCTGCTTAGCACCAAAAGGGAACAGATCGCCACTCTCAGAGCTGTGCTCAAGGCCAACAAACAG ACGGCTGAGGTTGCTCTGGCCAACCTGAAGAGTAAGTATGAAAGCGAGAAGGGCATGGTGACTGAGACAATAATGAAGCTCCGCAATGAACTCAAGGCTCTGAAAGAAGATGCTGCAATGTTCTCCTCTCTTCGGGCCATGTTTGCTACACG GTGTGATGAGTATGTGATCCAGCTGGATGACATGCAGAGGCAGCTGATTGCTGCCGAGGATGAGAAGAAGACACTGAATTCTTTGTTACGTATGGCCATCCAGCAGAAACTGGCCTTAACGCAGCGCATGGAAGACTTAGAGTTTGACCATGAACAGGCGCGCCGCAGCAGTGCCACAGCGGTGGGAggaaagagcaaaacaaaggCCAAGGGAGCCTCTTCCAGCCAGAAT TAA
- the tkta gene encoding transketolase, which translates to MEDYHKPDQQTVQALRNIANRLRINSIKATTAAGSGHPTSCCSVAEILSVLYFHTMKYRPEDPRNFNSDRFILSKGHAAPALYSMWVETGFLKESELLSLCQVDSSLEGHPNPKQQIVDVATGSLGQGLGVACGMAYTGKYFDKSSYRVYCLLGDGEMSEGAVWEAMSFASYYQLDNLVAIMDINRLGQSDAAPLQHHVEKYQKRCEAFGWNAIVVDGHSVEELCKALSQPRHQPTAIIAKTIKGKGIPAAEDKLGWHAKTLPKDMAEMVMKELQSRIMNSSKHLYPPAPIEDSPPVSLRNIRMPSAPSYKSGEKIATRKAYGMALAKIGRYNERVVALDGDTNNLTCSEIFKNEHPNRFVECYIAQQNMVSVAMGCAARERNVVFASTLASFFTRAYDQLRMAAISESNINLCGSHCGLSTGEEGPSLMALEDVAMFRALPTATIFYPCDGVSTEKAVELAASTKGVCYIRTSRQDCAIVYNSNEDFHVGQAKVVYQSKEDQVTVVAAGVTLHEALAAAEQLKKERITVRVIDPFTIKPLDVKTIIDHTRATRGRIITVEDHYYEGGLGEAVSSAMVNESGFNLHRLAVSHVPRSGKPHELLKIYGIDRDAITQAVRKMLSSSTNAK; encoded by the exons ATGGAGGATTACCACAAACCTGACCAGCAGACAGTGCAGGCGCTGAGGAACATCGCTAACCGCCTCCGGATCAACTCCATCAAGGCAACAACTGCAGCGGGCAGCGG ACACCCCACATCATGCTGCAGTGTGGCAGAAATCCTCTCTGTGCTTTACTTCCACACCATGAAGTACCGCCCTGAAGACCCGAGGAACTTCAACAGTGACCGCTTCATCCTGTCCAAG GGTCACGCTGCTCCGGCCCTGTACTCCATGTGGGTTGAAACAGGCTTCCTGAAGGAGAGCGAGCTGCTCAGTTTGTGCCAGGTTGACTCTTCCCTGGAGGGCCACCCAAACCCC AAGCAGCAAATTGTGGATGTAGCCACTGGCTCCTTGGGGCAGGGTCTCGGTGTGGCCTGTGGAATGGCTTACACTGGGAAATACTTTGACAAGTCCAG TTATCGTGTGTACTGCCTGCTGGGGGATGGTGAGATGTCGGAGGGTGCTGTCTGGGAGGCTATGTCGTTCGCCTCCTACTACCAGCTTGACAACCTGGTGGCCATCATGGACATCAACCGTCTGGGCCAAAGTGATGCTGCACCCCTGCAGCATCACGTAGAGAAATATCAGAAACGCTGTGAAGCTTTCGg ctggaATGCTATCGTTGTGGATGGGCACAGTGTGGAGGAACTTTGCAAGGCTCTGAGCCAACCACGTCATCAGCCAACTGCCATCATTGCTAAAACCATCAAGGGAAAAGGCATTCCAG CTGCAGAGGATAAACTGGGGTGGCATGCCAAAACCCTGCCCAAAGACATGGCCGAGATGGTTATGAAGGAACTGCAGAGCCGCATCATGAATAGCAGTAAGCACCTGTACCCTCCTGCTCCCATAGAGGACTCCCCACCAGTCAGCCTGAGGAACATCAGGATGCCGAGCGCACCCAGCTACAAGTCTGGAGAAAAG ATCGCCACACGGAAGGCATATGGGATGGCGTTGGCTAAGATCGGCCGCTACAATGAGCGTGTGGTGGCCCTTGATGGAGACACCAACAACCTCACCTGCTCAGAGATCTTCAAGAATGAGCATCCCAACCGTTTTGTGGAGTGCTACATCGCTCAGCAGAACATG GTCAGTGTTGCCATGGGATGTGCTGCCCGTGAGAGGAACGTTGTCTTTGCTAGCACTCTTGCTTCCTTTTTCACCCGCGCCTACGACCAGCTCCGAATGGCAGCCATCTCAGAAAGCAACATCAACCTGTGTGGCTCTCACTGCGGCCTGTCCACCG GAGAGGAAGGCCCCTCTCTGATGGCTCTAGAGGACGTGGCTATGTTCAGGGCCCTTCCCACAGCGACCATTTTCTATCCCTGTGATGGTGTTTCTACAGAGAAGGCTGTGGAACTGGCTGCATCCACAAAG GGTGTTTGCTACATCCGAACCAGCCGCCAAGACTGCGCCATTGTCTATAACAGCAACGAGGACTTCCATGTTGGACAGGCTAAG GTGGTGTACCAGAGCAAAGAGGACCAGGTGACTGTGGTGGCAGCTGGCGTAACTTTGCATGAGGCCCTGGCTGCAGCTGAACAGTTAAAGAAAG AGAGGATCACCGTCAGGGTCATTGACCCCTTCACAATCAAACCACTGGATGTCAAAACCATCATCGACCACACACGTGCCACCAGGGGACGAATCATCACCGTGGAAGACCATTACTATGAAG GTGGCCTTGGGGAGGCAGTGTCCTCTGCAATGGTCAATGAGTCTGGCTTCAATCTGCATCGTCTGGCTGTGTCCCATGTCCCCCGCAGTGGCAAACCACATGAGCTGCTCAAGATTTATGGCATCGACCGTGACGCCATCACCCAGGCCGTCCGCAAGATGCTCAGCAGCTCTACCAACGCCAAGTAA
- the card19 gene encoding caspase recruitment domain-containing protein 19, whose product MGDSFHEQLLEDSAFLRADRRLDTELVDKLTLQLNRIYPQILSDKEATKFRNLDVPTSVRLGELLTHLQGRGEEACREFYRALHLHVEEVYYSLPTRLRLRDFLDPLAYPRVYQQRYVLNDRGPLFFLGCFSVAAGMALLYYYSESKVTGGSRALGMAALGLKRKAQEVLIWYTEEGLMK is encoded by the exons ATGGGAg ACAGTTTTCATGAGCAGCTGTTAGAGGACAGCGCCTTCCTCAGAGCTGACCGCAGACTGGACACAGAGCTGGTGGACAAACTCACCCTGCAGCTCAACAGAATCTACCCGCAGATCCTCTCTGACAAGGAGGCCACCAAA TTCCGAAACTTGGACGTGCCCACAAGTGTTCGACTGGGGGAGCTCCTGACACACCtgcaggggagaggagaggaagcatGCAGGGAGTTTTACAGAGCTCTTCACTTGCATGTAGAGGAGGTATACTACAGCTTGCCCACACGGCTCCGCCTCAGAG ATTTCTTAGATCCACTTGCGTATCCACGTGTCTACCAACAGAGATATGTTCTGAACGACAGAG GTCCCCTCTTCTTTCTGGGCTGTTTCAGCGTTGCAGCAGGAATGGCTTTACTCTACTACTACAGTG AATCTAAAGTGACTGGAGGTAGCCGGGCCCTCGGGATGGCTGCTCTGGgtttgaaaagaaaagctcAGGAGGTTCTCATATGGTACACTGAAGAAGGCCTCATGAAGTAA